The stretch of DNA GCAATCCATCTCGGTCCGCGAGCGGGTTTCCGTCTGGCCAGTGGAAAGCAACTGGCGGGACCGCCAGTCGGAGCAGCAGCAGTGAACCGCCCCGCCCGGCCCCGTTTCTTGTCCGTTTCGGCCCCGCAGGAGGTAGCCGCGAATGCTTAGCCGTATTGCCGAATCCCTATTCTGGATTGGCCGCTATGTGGAGCGGGCCGACGGCACCGCCCGCATCCTCGACGTGCACCTGGAGCGGCTCAACCACCTCCCCATGGAGGAACGCAAAAGCGTGGCCCAGGAGTTGCTCGCCGTGATGGGGGCAAGGCCGCAAAGCGACGACTTCGGCCTGCCCGAACTGCTGCACGCCCTGGCCTACGACAAGACCAGCGCCACGTCCATCGCCGGGTCCCTGGGTGCTGCCCGCGAGAACGCCCGCCGTGCCCGCGAAACGGTCTCCTCCGGGCTGTGGGAGAGCCTCAACACCACCTACTACGGGCTCAGCCAGCACCGCAAGGACGTGGTGGGCACCTACCGGTTCTGCAACTGGACCCTGGAACGCACCGCCATGGTCAGCGGCCTGGCGGACACCACCGTCAGCCACGACGAAAGCTGGCTGTTCCTGGTCCTCGGCCGCTCACTGGAGCGGGCCGACATGACAGCCCGCATGCTGTCCACCAGGGATGTCCTGTCCGCAGGCATGTCCTGGGTCAACATGCTCCGGTGCGCCGGTGCCTACGAGTCCTTCCTCCGGACCCGCCGGGCAGCCTTCGGTGACCAGCACGCGGCCGAGTTCCTGCTCCTGGACCGGCTGTTCCCGCGCTCCATCGTCTATGCCCTGCGTGACGCCGACGAATGCCTCGCCAAGCTGGACCCCTCGGCCCAGCGCGTGGG from Pseudarthrobacter chlorophenolicus A6 encodes:
- a CDS encoding alpha-E domain-containing protein, which codes for MLSRIAESLFWIGRYVERADGTARILDVHLERLNHLPMEERKSVAQELLAVMGARPQSDDFGLPELLHALAYDKTSATSIAGSLGAARENARRARETVSSGLWESLNTTYYGLSQHRKDVVGTYRFCNWTLERTAMVSGLADTTVSHDESWLFLVLGRSLERADMTARMLSTRDVLSAGMSWVNMLRCAGAYESFLRTRRAAFGDQHAAEFLLLDRLFPRSIVYALRDADECLAKLDPSAQRVGFINDARRIVGQARTFLEFHRTDDLMSELPEHMERVQKAVSQASDAISRKYFNQADELAWVGEVS